In Temnothorax longispinosus isolate EJ_2023e chromosome 2, Tlon_JGU_v1, whole genome shotgun sequence, one DNA window encodes the following:
- the Scrib gene encoding protein lap4 isoform X2, whose product MFRCIPIFKGCNRQVEYVDKRHCSLPCVPDDILRYSRSLEELLLDANHIRDLPKNFFRLQRLRKLGLSDNEIHRLPPDIQNFENLVELDVSRNDIPDIPENIKNLQALQVADFSSNPIPRLPAGFVQLRNLTILGLNDMSLTNLPPDFGSLEALQSLELRENLLKSLPESLSQLLKLERLDLGDNEIEELPAHIGKLPALQELWLDHNQLQHLPPEIGELKTLACLDVSENRLEDLPDEIGGLESLTDLHLSQNVIEKLPDGLGELKKLTILKIDQNRLSTLNPNIGRCENLQELILTENFLLELPLSIGKLYNLNNLNVDRNSLQSLPIEIGNLKKLGVLSLRDNKLQYLPVEVGQCTTLHVLDVSGNRLHYLPYSLINLNLKAVWLSENQAQPMLTFQTDVDEETGQEVLTCFLLPQLEFHPDDSGRLGMLVGMRNVQGCEMRELTSSDDEGWQEREASRTHSVKFTDEPPEADKEIPFIRQNTPHPKELKAKAHKLFSKGKSESRSESTDEQDVSQTFGLDKTESEPPVNPVDMPQCVSEQEEYVECNITQDDHKMQALDIETDVGTDIQLNKEANNLPIQSSTEFYTNARTENSVPESKERDDEESENEDVQRHVEFSIVEDATNEDVCDSNKPNKLQRRDTPHHLKNKRIHTAIDKEKVASIIAQALEKKVDETCTSLPSQVESMETFDTHSQDATSDIEPALEIREEQYEIHIERTTGGLGLSIAGGIGSTPFKGDDEGIFISRVTEGGPADLAGLRIGDKVISVNGVSVVNVDHYDAVEVLKACGRVLVLVVIREVTRIIPPYEQGPMRKDSVCSSLSTSRAPSATSYVSSTALSHTLENGDTSVSHEIGKTKKIPEPIMAVKDNEPMVSVLFHTTLIRDQNGLGFSIAGGEGSPPFKDNSDAIFISRITDGGVAQKDGKLLIGDKVISINGVDMRGAKHEQAVALLTGLERFVRLVVEREIPLSQANLTTVVTPSEKSPRVIGAPKPYTGLYNPNSYMANRPGYGGYRRSMDADKALTPSPTSKTPPSPPALSDIVKSDVNEMPKMNGVTDSGNTLKNVSPISPSPTSNQTYPQPAPRHSVSQTTPTNNAGSAAITPHVEPRPASPQEDIQVPKPITNEEFQAMIPAHFLRPPTSSPSPDSHQGPIVTVTIKQPDTLPGDVSFPPAPTTLGKVTETVTKSTLTETVVTRVTDNQLMQPLIIEDVVLVKEGSLGFSIIGGTDHSCTPFGAKEPGIFISHVVPGGIAAKSGKLRMGDRILKVNGTDVTKATHQEAVMELLRPGDQIVLTIQHDPLPESYQELVITKEAGEKLGMHIKGGRRGQKGNPLDHTDEGVFISKINSGGAAKRDGRLKVGMRLLEVNGTSLLGATHQEAVNILRCSGNTITLVVCKGYDKSDVESILTLSDDKGVKGSHETRDPTTDDTKSLSQSVSSLDRDDEEAAILRQEQEMKAELVAWEQEERERALVEQREKSTPEKVMDVVRAAESLVSKSNSPVDMVVPPKSPGGTKDLKTTTIVMSKHTLAPQNPNNSRTNETSGTSKDFSSSKSSTIPDLPKAANFERSTSMQTLPSRTKKKSLPKRSITFADLPPSLKKSSDSINYPSHVKPTLSKIEQSIRPLQETSTSLPQVISSQTPARFQLPPTPLTAPEYWENLDISASFSKRQIARSVDGNFQVEQSPTSSPTPPLTKMSVSDKKKLFESAMEEHLKPSPKPDKIFSFLSQDEVEKMRQEEEKKIATLTRDELKSWAQLDENEGLEDLDTMDDQDNGRPNSRLSSRTSIPLIQNVPSSVRTAKAERRLKERLMQEGLISDEDEEHLLSPAEQRALRAEKRAAWRQARLKSLEQDALQAQMVIRKMSEIMDTANKEEDTRDATDATDPAPDQEKTVEFTTLRPSSADFPKLAVRSKVGPPKEIRESEKVVDEKVTRRTEEYLDEVTGERRVRTVEYVEKLIERQVETLREKIISLELSNAEEDVESITGTGASDAESESEDTTGQSMAVSTVKEKTDSHPTTDTSEIANETCAKTTENITVAATKKKKRKRSKKGRH is encoded by the exons ATGTTCCGCTGCATTCCGATTTTTAAAGGGTGTAACAGGCAGGTGGAATACGTTGACAAGCGTCATTGCTCTCTGCCGTGCGTCCCCGACGATATCCTGCGATACTCGAGGAGCTTGGAGGAGCTTCTGCTAGACGCGAATCATATCCGTGATCTACCAAAA AATTTCTTCCGACTCCAGAGGCTACGAAAACTTGGCCTGAGCGACAATGAGATACATCGTTTGCCACCAGACATccagaattttgaaaatctcgTCGAGTTGGATGTGTCCAGGAATG atATACCGGACATTCCTGAAAATATCAAGAATTTGCAAGCGCTACAGGTGGCAGACTTCAGCAGTAATCCTATTCCAAG ACTTCCAGCAGGATTTGTACAGCTAAGAAATTTAACTATACTTGGACTTAATGACATGTCTCTTACAAACTTGCCACCTGATTTTGGAAG CTTGGAGGCACTACAGTCACTggaattaagagaaaatttgcTCAAATCCTTGCCTGAATCGCTCTCCCAGCTTTTAAAACTCGAACGGTTGGATCTCGGTGACAATGAGATCGAGGAATTG CCTGCGCATATAGGAAAATTACCAGCGCTACAAGAACTATGGCTTGATCACAATCAATTGCAACACTTGCCACCCGAAATTGGTGAATTGAAAACATTGGCGTGTTTAGATGTTTCGGAAAATCGTCTAGAAGATCTTCCTGATGAGATTGGCGGTTTGGAATCATTAACAGACTTACATTTATCACAGAATGTTATTGAAAAGTTACCTGATGGACTCGGCGAATTGAAAAAGTTAACTATTCTTAAAATAGATCAAAATAGACTTTCTACCTTAAATCCAAATATAGGAAG GTGCGAGAATTTGCAAGAGTTAATTCTTACAGAGAATTTTCTTTTAGAGCTACCATTGTCTATAGGCAaactttacaatttaaataatttgaatgtTGATAGAAATAGCCTGCAATCTTTGCCGATAGAAATTG gaaatctGAAAAAGTTGGGTGTGTTATCTTTAAGAGATAACAAATTACAATATCTTCCGGTTGAGGTGGGACAGTGTACTACTCTTCATGTTCTAGATGTATCTGGCAatag GTTACATTATTTACCATATTCTTTAATCAACTTGAATCTGAAAGCGGTATGGTTAAGTGAAAACCAAGCGCAGCCAATGTTAACGTTCCAAACAGATGTTGATGAGGAAACGGGACAAGAAGTACTAACGTGTTTTCTTTTGCCACAATTGGAATTTCATCCTGATG ATTCAGGTAGATTGGGAATGCTAGTTGGTATGAGAAATGTTCAAGGTTGTGAAATGCGTGAGCTGACAAGTAGCGACGATGAAGGTTGGCAAGAGAGAGAAGCATCGAGAACGCATTCTGTGAAATTCACTGACGAGCCACCAGAAGCCGATAAAGAG ATTCCATTTATACGTCAAAACACGCCACATccaaaagaattaaaagctAAAGCGCATAAGTTATTTAGCAAAGGAAAAAGTGAAAGTCGATCGGAATCTACGGATGAACAA GATGTTTCTCAAACATTTGGATTAGATAAAACAGAATCAGAACCACCAGTCAATCCAGTGGACATGCCGCAATGTGTTTCTGAACAGGAAGAATATGTAGAATGCAATATTACACAAGATGATCATAAAATGCAAGCACTTGACATCGAAACTGATGTCGGCACAGATATTCAACTTAATAAGGAAGCAAATAATCTTCCCATTCAATCTTCCACGGAATTTTACACA AATGCAAGAACTGAAAATTCTGTACCAGAatcaaaagaaagagatgATGAAGAATCGGAAAATGAAGATGTGCAAAGACACGTTGAATTTAGTATTGTAGAAGACGCAACGAACGAAGATGTTTGTGATTCAAATAAACCGAATAAACTTCAACGTAGAGACACTCCACATCATCTGAAAAATAAACGCATTCATACCGcaattgataaagaaaaagttgcTTCCATTATTGCGCAg gcacttgaaaaaaaagttgacgaGACTTGTACATCTTTACCATCGCAAGTAGAATCTATGGAAACATTCGACACGCATAGTCAAG ATGCAACATCTGATATTGAACCAGCATTGGAAATACGGGAAGAGCAATATGAAATTCATATAGAAAGAACGACAGGTGGACTAGGTTTATCAATAGCTGGTGGTATTGGGTCGACACCTTTTAAAGGCGATGATGAaggcatttttatttcaagagtTACTGAAG GTGGACCTGCAGACTTGGCTGGTTTGAGGATAGGAGATAAAGTAATATCTGTAAATGGAGTGTCAGTAGTAAATGTAGACCATTATGATGCTGTGGAAGTATTGAAAGCGTGTGGACGTGTACTTGTGTTGGTTGTCATAAGGGAAGTTACAAGGATTATTCCGCCATATGAACAg GGACCAATGAGAAAAGATTCCGTATGCTCTAGCTTAAGTACAAGTAGAGCACCAAGTGCAACATCTTACGTTTCATCTACGGCATTGTCACATACTTTAGAGAATGGCGACACATCTGTGTCTCATGAAATTGGAAAG ACGAAAAAGATTCCTGAGCCTATAATGGCTGTAAAAGACAATGAACCTATGGTATCCGTTCTCTTTCACACGACGTTAATACGAGACCAAAATGGGCTTGGATTTAGTATTGCCGGTGGAGAAGGTTCGCCACCGTTTAAGGATAATAGCGAT gcaatttttatttcgagaatAACAGACGGCGGAGTTGCCCAAAAAGAtggtaaattattaattggagACAAAGTAATATCC ATTAATGGAGTAGATATGAGAGGAGCGAAACACGAACAAGCAGTGGCTTTACTTACAGGCTTAGAAAGATTTGTTCGATTAGTAGTCGAACGGGAAATACCACTTTCTCAAGCTAATCTCACCACCGTTGTAACTCCTTCTGAAAAATCGCCGCGTGTTATAGGCGCACCAAAACCTTACACAGGCCTGTACAATCCTAATAGTTACATGGCAAATAGACCTGGATACGGTGGATATCGTCGCTCCATGGATGCCGACAAAGCGTTGACACCGAGTCCTACTTCAAAAACGCCACCGTCTCCACCGGCATTATCCGATATCGTGAAATCCGATGTCAATGAGATGCCTAAAATGAATGGTGTAACTGATTCAGGAAACACTTTGAAGAATGTTTCACCAATATCTCCCAGCCCGACAAGTAATCAAACGTATCCGCAGCCAGCTCCAAGGCATAGTGTTTCGCAGACGACACCTACAAATAATGCTGGTTCTGCAGCTATCACTCCTCATGTAGAGCCTAGACCAGCATCTCCGCAGGAAGACATACAGGTACCGAAGCCAATCACCAACGAGGAATTTCAAGCTATGATCCCTGCTCATTTCCTTCGACCTCCAACATCCTCGCCTTCACCAGACTCCCATCAAGGCCCCATTGTGACAGTGACGATAAAGCAGCCCGATACTTTGCCTGGAGATGTTAGTTTTCCTCCAGCTCCTACCACACTCGGTAAAGTTACTGAGACCGTCACAAAGAGTACACTCACCGAGACCGTCGTAACTAGAGTGACTGACAACCAGTTGATGCAACCACTTATTATCGAG GATGTTGTCCTTGTGAAAGAAGGTTCCTTAGGCTTCAGCATCATAGGAGGAACCGATCACTCGTGTACTCCATTCGGTGCAAAGGAACcgggaatttttatatctcac GTTGTTCCTGGTGGCATAGCAGCCAAATCCGGCAAACTGAGAATGGGTGACAGAATATTGAAGGTGAATGGTACAGATGTGACAAAGGCTACGCATCAAGAAGCGGTAATGGAACTTTTAAGACCAGGCGATCAGATCGTGCTTACCATTCAACATGATCCACTTCCAGAAAGTTACCAG GAGTTAGTAATAACCAAGGAAGCAGGTGAGAAGCTTGGTATGCACATTAAAGGAGGACGAAGAGGACAGAAAGGCAATCCTTTGGATCATACCGATGAGGGCGTTTTTATATCGAAGATTAATTCAGGTGGTGCAGCTAAAAGGGACGGACGATTGAAg gtTGGAATGAGGTTACTGGAAGTCAATGGCACATCATTATTAGGTGCAACTCATCAAGAAGCAGTCAACATTCTTCGCTGTTCAGGGAATACTATTACGTTGGTTGTGTGTAAAGGATACGATAAAAGTGACGTTGAatcaatattaacattatctGATGATAAAGGAGTTAAAGGGTCTCACGAAACTAGAGATCCAACTACGGATGATACTAAATCTCTGTCACAAAGTGTATCCAGTTTAGACCGAGATGATGAGGAAGCTGCGATTCTTAGACAAGAACAAGAGATGAAAGCGGAACTTGTTGCCTGGGAACAAGAAGAACGAGAACGTGCGCTTGTAGAGCAAAGAGAGAAATCCACGCCTGAAAAA GTAATGGACGTTGTACGTGCGGCAGAATCATTAGTAAGCAAATCAAATAGCCCTGTTGATATGGTTGTACCACCAAAATCACCCGGGGGCACTAAAGATCTCAAAACTACCACGATTGTTATGAGTAAACATACACTAGCACCTCAAAATCCTAATAAC TCAAGAACAAATGAGACATCTGGAACATCAAAGGATTTTTCTTCGTCCAAGTCATCTACGATCCCTGATCTTCCTAAGGCAGCAAATTTTGAACGTTCTACTTCTATGCAAACTTTACCTTCtcgaacgaaaaaaaaatctttgccAAAACGCAGTATTACGTTTGCCGATCTGCCACcgtctttaaaaaaaagttctgATTCCATCAATTATCCGTCCCATGTTAAGCCTACATTATCTAAAATTGAACAATCGATTCGGCCATTGCAGGAAACATCTACTTCCCTACCACAAGTTATTTCCTCTCAAACACCTGCACGTTTCCAACTTCCCCCAACACCTCTAACTGCTCCCGAATACTGGGAAAACCTTGACATCTCGGCTTCTTTTAGCAAGCGACAGATAGCACGTTCTGTTGATGGAAATTTTCAGGTTGAG CAATCTCCAACCTCATCTCCAACACCACCATTGACGAAAATGTCAGTCAGCGATAAAAAGAAGTTATTTGAAAGTGCCATGGAAGAACATTTGAAACCCTCGCCTAAACCAG ataaaatattcagttTTTTAAGTCAGGACGAAGTAGAAAAAATGCGACAAGAAGAAG aaaagaaaattgcaaCTTTAACGCGAGACGAACTCAAATCATGGGCACAACTTGATGAAAACGAAGGTCTCGAAGATTTAGATACAATGGATGATCAGGATAATGGACGACCTAA TAGCCGACTGAGCTCGCGAACTTCGATCCCTCTTATCCAGAATGTTCCCAGCAGCGTGCGGACAGCAAAGGCAGAACGTCGTTTGAAAGAACGTTTAATGCAAGag GGTCTTATTTCGGACGAAGATGAGGAACACCTTTTAAGCCCTGCGGAACAACGAGCACTTAGAGCGGAAAAACGTGCTGCTTGGCGACAAGCGCGTCTTAAATCTCTTGAACAG gATGCGCTTCAGGCACAGATGGTAATCAGAAAGATGAGTGAAATAATGGACACTGCTAATAAGGAAGAAGATACGCGTGATGCGACTGATGCGACCGATCCTGCTCCTGATCAAGAGAAAACAGTCGAG TTTACTACGTTACGGCCGTCTAGCGCAGATTTTCCTAAGCTCGCTGTGCGCAGTAAAGTGGGTCCTCCTAAAGAGATACGCGAATCCGAGAAAGTAGTGGACGAGAAGGTCACTCGGCGTACCGAGGAATATCTTGACGAGGTGACGGGCGAACGTCGTGTACGAACCGTCGAATACGTCGAGAAGCTCATTGAGCGGCAG GTGGAAACCTTGAGGGAGAAGATTATATCAT